A single window of Oenanthe melanoleuca isolate GR-GAL-2019-014 unplaced genomic scaffold, OMel1.0 S001, whole genome shotgun sequence DNA harbors:
- the LOC130266139 gene encoding olfactory receptor 14I1-like produces MEPKCQWDISKAGAIHNGYFEEMSNSSSISHFLLLPLADTRQLQLLHFCLFLGISLAALLGNGLIISAVACGHHLHTPMFFFLLNLALTDLGSICTTVPKAMHNSLWDTRNISYTGCAAQLFFFLFFISAELSLLTIMCYDRYVSICKPLHYGTLLGSRACAHMAAAAWASAFLYSLLHTANTFSLPLCQGNVLGQFFCEIPHILKLSCSHSNLRELWLIAVGSCLAFGCFVFIIFSYVQIFRAVLRIPSEQGRHKAFSTCLPHLAVVSLFLSTGIFSYLKPSSISSPSLDMALSVLYSVVPPALNPLIYSLRNQELKAAVWRLMMALFKKQ; encoded by the exons ATGGAACCCAAATGCCAATGGGACATTTCCAAAGCTGGTGCAA TCCACAATGGCTATTTTGAagaaatgtccaacagcagctccatcagccacttcctcctgctgccattggcagacacacggcagctgcagctcctgcacttctgcctcttcctgggcatctccctggctgccctcctgggcaacggcctcatcatcagcgccgtagcctgcggccaccacctgcacacccccatgttcttcttcctgctcaacctggccctcactgacctgggctccatctgcaccactgtgcccaaagccatgcacaattccctctgggacaccaggaacatctcctacacaggatgtgctgctcagctctttttctttctgttcttcatctcagcagagctttccctcctgaccatcatgtgctacgaccgctacgtgtccatctgcaaacccctgcactacgggaccctcctgggcagcagagcttgtgcccacatggcagcagctgcctgggccagtgcctTTCTCTattctctgctgcacacagccaatacattttccctgcccctgtgccagggcaatgtcctgggccagttcttctgtgaaatacCACACATCCTCAAactctcctgctcacactcaAACCTCAGGGAACTTTGGCTCATCGCTGTTGGTTCTTGTTTAGCATTTggctgttttgtgttcattattttctcctatgtgcagatcttcagggctgtgctgaggatcccctctgagcagggacggcacaaagccttttccacctgcctccctcacctggctgtggtctccctgTTTCTCAGCACTGGTATATTTTCCTACCTGAAgccctcctccatctcctccccatccctggatatGGCTCTGTCtgttctgtactcagtggtgcctccagccctaaaccccctcatctacagcctgaggaaccaggagctcaaggctGCAGTGTGGAGACTGATGATGGCATTGTTCAAGAAACAATAA